The genomic window CAGCAACGCTTTCTGGAGGCCCGGACAGGAAAGAATGCCGGTGACACGGAGGAGCAGTGAACTGCTTGTAACGGTTTCGTACGGTGGCGACTCAATTCGAGAAGCGCGGGACCGTATCGCGGGCCTGAGTGATGCGCCCAAGAGCGGCGCGCCTCGCACCATTCCGGCGGTCGCCGACCTTGCTGAAACGAACTCCTGGGTTCTGGCAGCTGTCCGGGTTGCGGGCCGGGACGGGCAGACGTGGCGACGCTCGCTCAAAACCGATCTGATCGATCAAGGGTGTATCGGTCTGCCACGTCCTGTCCCACCTACCAACTTACAAGGGTGTAGACCGTCTGCAAGTCTCCCAGCAGCGCAACTGGGAGATGTGTCCACTCTCCGCGCTTCGTTGTCATGATACGCGTGGTCAGCAGCAGGACTGCCATCAAGGGTCACTTGTCCTACATTTCAGCCCCGACCCACAGTATGGTGGAATTACTGAATGAACGTTCAGCTTGTTTTCCATCAGGAGGTTGGATGCTGCAACGCCACGTGCTCCACTACACCCCCGGCCCCTACTGGTCGCCAGGCCGACCCACCGTTGAGCAACCCCTCTACGAACGCCTCGCGTATCTGCAGGCCCTCCACCAGCAGGGGCGAATCCTAGCTGGAGGCCCGTATACCGACCACTCAAGCGCACTGGTCGTCCTGCATTCCACGACACAGGAGGAGGCGCAAAGCGTTGTGGCAGGCGACCCAGCAGTTCTCGCCGGCATCATGACCGCTACCCTTACGGCCTGGCACTTCCTGTTTCAAGAGGAAGGCCCACTGTTTTGGGGCAGCCGCAGTTCCGCTCACCAACTGCACCTTGAGGCACGGTGAGCGCACCAGCACCAAAGGCGCGTGACGCGGTCGCCACCCGCAGCGCCATCCTGGTGGCCGCGACAGCGCTGTTCGCCGCGCGAGGGTTCGCGGCCACCGGCCTGCAGGACATTGCCACCGCCGCAGGCGTAGCGCGGGCCACGCCCAGCTACTTCTTTGGTTCCAAAGAGCAGCTCTGGCAAGCGGTACTTGAAACTCAAGCGTCCCTGGTGGCCGGAATCGTTCCGCGCGTTCTGGCGCATGCCGGTCCTGAAGCCACCCGGGCAGCACTGCGAGACGCCCTGCTGGAGCACCTGCTGCAGTTCCACCAGGACCACCCGGAGGCATTGCGGCTGATTCAGTGGGCCGAGCTGCAGGGCCATGACCTGCTGCCCCGCCTGCCTGCTCACGCGGCGGCCATGCAGGGCGGGCTGAAGCAGCTTCAACTGCTTCAGCCCGGTCTGTCCGACGCGGAAGCCGCCCATCTGACGCTGTCCCTGCTGGGTGCTGGGTACGCCCACCTGTCCTACGGAAGGTCATTTGGTGTCCCACTGGGACTCGACCCTGACCACCCGCAATTTCTGGCCGAGCGGCGAGCCCATCTGCGTCACCTGCTGCTGGCCCTGCTTCCCTGACCTCAACGTGCCCGAATCAACTGCGCCGCTCCCGGGGCACCCGGATCCCTCGGCCAGCGCGGCCCGGCACCGGTAATGATTACAGGAGTCTTCGATGCACACCATGCTTTCCGTTCCTGCGCCTGCCCCCCGCCCGAAGGGCCATGCTTCTATTTCAGCCCGCGCGCATAACCGCACCGCTCACCCGACCTCAGCCCGGGGTCAACTCGCGGGTGGAGGCCGCCCGTGAAGTCCGTTCTCGTTACTGGGGGAACCGGCCTGCTGGGACGTCAGGTGATTCCCAGGCTGCTGGCAGAGGGCGCCACGGTCCGTGCCATAGCCCGCCGGCCGGGACCTCAGAGGCCGGGCCTGACCTGGATTCAGGGCGACCTCCACGCGCCTGAGACTATGCCCCGCGCCATGGAGGGAGCTGATACCGTGCTGCACCTGGCCACCCAGCCGCTCAAGGCGTCCGCTGACCTGGACCTGGCGCAGAGGCTGCTCCAGTCGTTGCCCGCGAGTGACGTCCGGCACCTCGTCTACATGAGCATCACCGGGCTGGAACGCATGCAGCGGGCGCCGTATTACCGCGAGAAGCTGGAGATTGAGCGCCTCTTCGGGGCCAGTGGCGTGCCACTCACGGTGCAGCGTTCCACCCAGTTTCATGAATTCATTGCGCAGCTGCTGCAGCGGTTGACCGTCGGTCCCCTGGCCCTGGTCCCCACGGGTGTCACCCTTCAGCCCGTGGCAGTGCAGGCCGTGGCGCAGGCGCTGGTCCAGCGGACGCTGGGTGACCCTGCGGGCCACGCGCAGGAACTCGCCGGGCCGGACACCCTGACCCTGGAGCACCTGGCGCGGTCCTGGCGGGGCCGCAGAGGCGGGCTGCTTCGTCTGCCGTTGCCCGTTCCCTTATTCCGGGCCTGGCAGGAGCAGGCCGCGGTCGGTCACCGCGCGGAGGTGGTCGGGGAGAGCTGGGCATCCTGGCTGACGACCACAACCCGTGAACGAGCGAAAGCGGTCCTGACATGAAGACGCGCACCCCTCCACTAACCTGCCTGGCTCTGGGGTATCTGGGGCTCACGTCCGTGCTGGTCGGCGTCTGGGCTCTGTTTCTCCCACGCGCCTTTTACGACCGGTTCCCGGGTTTTGGCATCTGGGTGGCTGGGGACGGGCCTTATAACGAGCACCTCGTTCGGGATGTTGGCGGGCTCAATCTCAGCCTGGCCATGCTGATCTGGTTCGCGTGGCGCCGTCCTGACCACGTGGCTGCGCCTGTCGCCGGCTGGGCTGTCCTGGCTTATGCGGTGACGCACTTCCTTTATCACTCAGGGCACCTGCACACGCTCACCACCCAGGCCGACCGGTTGGGCAGTGTGGCAGGCCTGCTGGGCGCAGTCGCGTGCGCGCTGATCCTGGTTCGGCGCCCGCTCACGTAAGGGGAGCCTGAGGGCCAGCCGGCCCGTCGCGTCTTCTAGGTTTACGCCCACCGTGCCGACAGCGATAAAGTCCGTGACGCTGCGCGCTGCGCCAGCGGGTCAACTCCAGAAACATGACGGTGTACGCGAGCCACAACCAGCCGTCGTTTGCTTGAACTGCCGGATGAAAGTTCTCCTTCCCCTACCCTGCCGGGGCCAATGTCGCTGACCTGAAATCGTGCTGACGGACGGCCCAGTGCCACACCAGTGCACCTGCCAGCGTCACACACCCAGCCAGGCCGAACATCAGGGAAATGCTGACCCGATCAGCTGCCGGTGCCAGAACAAGTAACGTCAGAGGTTGCCCCATACTGCTGACCATCCCGAGCAGGCTCGCTACCCGACCCCTGAACTCCGGCTGGATCAGGGTCGCAAACAGCACCCCAATCCCAGTATTGGCCACCCCCAGGGCAAGGCCGGTCAGCAGAGCGAGCCCCCACAAGTGCCAGGTGGTCTGGGCCAACGCGAGCAGCAGCAGGCTGAGCGCAATGCCACCGAGACCGACGGAAGACATCCAGCCGGGCTTCACGCGGTCATTCAGAACGGCGACGGCCACACTGGACACGAGCATGCCTCCCGTGATCAGCGCGAAGAACAACCCAAACCCGCTGGCACCAGCACCCAGGGTTAGCATCTGCTTCGGCAACAGCATCTCCATCGGAGCCAGGCTGGCATTAATGAACAACGCGATAACAGGCAGCAAGGTCAACAGCAGGCTGGACCGCACGTACGTGATACCACCCCGTAAGTCCGCCCAGAAGCCTGGCTGGTGAGGGGCCGGCGTGCGTTCGGGCAGGTTCACGAACATGAGCAGTACGGCCATCACCCCGAAACTCAGCCCATCGACGATCAGACTCGGTGCACTGCCCACCGCACTCACAAGCACGCCGCCGCCCACCAGGCCGAGCAGGCCTGCGGTCTGCGTGGCACTGGCCATCAGGCCGCTCGCCCGAGTGATCTGTTCCGCAGGGACCAGGCCGGGCAGCACGCTCATGCTGGCTGGCCCGTAGAACACCGCCACCAGGCCATTCAGGAAAGCGAGAACATTGATCACGGTCAGACTGACCTCGCCCTGCAGGGCGAGCAGGCCGACACCAAGCTGAATCAGCATCCTCAGCAGGTTGCCGACCATTAATGGGACGCGCAGCGGGATGCGGTCGACCAGAGTGCCTGCCAGGGGCGAGAGCAGGGCCGGAAGCAAGCCGATCGCCAGCGTGAATCCCATCGCGCCGGCTGACCCAGTCTGGTGCAACACGAGGAAGCTCAGGGCAAGTCCAGCCAGCGCCGTTCCGAGAGCGCTTTGTGCTGTACCGATGAACCACAAGGTGAAATTCCGGTTCCAGAGACGTGTAGGGGGATTCATGGGGTCAGCGTACGGACGCCTCAACTCCCGGGAACAGCCCGCATTTGGAGTTGGGGCCGGGTAGGCTGACCCCATGTCTCACGTGAGGACCGCCACCGCGCCACAGGCTGCACTATTGCTTGATCCGGAATTGGGACCCCTGCTTGCCCGGTTGAGCGAACGTCCGGTTGGAGCGGCCGAATTGGCCCGGAGTGTGAATCGGCCGTTGTCGAGTGTGCATGCGGTCCTCCAGCGCCTCGTACGGGAGGGTCTGGTGGAGCAGGTATCAGTGCGTACACGCGCAGGCCGTCCAGTGCGCGAATACGAACTGCCGATGCCATGGCGTATCCCGTTTGCGGTCACGCCTGCCTCAACCTTTCGTGAGTTGCTTGGGGGTGGCTTTCAGGCCCGCTTATCCACGCACTTGGATACCTTGGCGAGCATTATGTCCGGAGTAGACGACGAGTGGGTGATCGAGGCGGATACCCTGGAGGGGAACGTGGTGCACCGGATCCAGCCGGTTGGGCCGGCGCCACCA from Deinococcus malanensis includes these protein-coding regions:
- a CDS encoding TetR/AcrR family transcriptional regulator yields the protein MSAPAPKARDAVATRSAILVAATALFAARGFAATGLQDIATAAGVARATPSYFFGSKEQLWQAVLETQASLVAGIVPRVLAHAGPEATRAALRDALLEHLLQFHQDHPEALRLIQWAELQGHDLLPRLPAHAAAMQGGLKQLQLLQPGLSDAEAAHLTLSLLGAGYAHLSYGRSFGVPLGLDPDHPQFLAERRAHLRHLLLALLP
- a CDS encoding YciI family protein, encoding MLQRHVLHYTPGPYWSPGRPTVEQPLYERLAYLQALHQQGRILAGGPYTDHSSALVVLHSTTQEEAQSVVAGDPAVLAGIMTATLTAWHFLFQEEGPLFWGSRSSAHQLHLEAR
- a CDS encoding MFS transporter is translated as MNPPTRLWNRNFTLWFIGTAQSALGTALAGLALSFLVLHQTGSAGAMGFTLAIGLLPALLSPLAGTLVDRIPLRVPLMVGNLLRMLIQLGVGLLALQGEVSLTVINVLAFLNGLVAVFYGPASMSVLPGLVPAEQITRASGLMASATQTAGLLGLVGGGVLVSAVGSAPSLIVDGLSFGVMAVLLMFVNLPERTPAPHQPGFWADLRGGITYVRSSLLLTLLPVIALFINASLAPMEMLLPKQMLTLGAGASGFGLFFALITGGMLVSSVAVAVLNDRVKPGWMSSVGLGGIALSLLLLALAQTTWHLWGLALLTGLALGVANTGIGVLFATLIQPEFRGRVASLLGMVSSMGQPLTLLVLAPAADRVSISLMFGLAGCVTLAGALVWHWAVRQHDFRSATLAPAG
- a CDS encoding SDR family oxidoreductase; this translates as MKSVLVTGGTGLLGRQVIPRLLAEGATVRAIARRPGPQRPGLTWIQGDLHAPETMPRAMEGADTVLHLATQPLKASADLDLAQRLLQSLPASDVRHLVYMSITGLERMQRAPYYREKLEIERLFGASGVPLTVQRSTQFHEFIAQLLQRLTVGPLALVPTGVTLQPVAVQAVAQALVQRTLGDPAGHAQELAGPDTLTLEHLARSWRGRRGGLLRLPLPVPLFRAWQEQAAVGHRAEVVGESWASWLTTTTRERAKAVLT